In Drosophila miranda strain MSH22 chromosome Y unlocalized genomic scaffold, D.miranda_PacBio2.1 Contig_Y3_pilon, whole genome shotgun sequence, a single window of DNA contains:
- the LOC117194667 gene encoding uncharacterized protein LOC117194667 isoform X1, translating into MTNGTIQLRLRDGVRIDMTLDKAVRVLNQRSMVAVALSRNCSNSALIHPNGRILQSGAKVEIVNYDGMKGNNFVRYAKMWYKGVSFTSEACALIYLVDTAGTRTTTDTFTDLTKDYTLAVFYDDSRHGPYYMAEAHDVIANSAYTCTEDGTEIYDINGFRIPQAADGLVKVTRVDNKCLIRTSPGNGSATLTTPGIHCTASLGKTSHLFVRRNEKRMHFDGSYFIVRNAGHSAGFNENNLLIVY; encoded by the exons ATGACGAACGGCACCATCCAGTTGCGCCTCCGCGATGGCGTGCG CATTGACATGACTCTGGACAAGGCGGTGCGCGTGCTCAATCAGCGCAGCATGGTGGCAGTTGCTCTATcacgcaactgcagcaactcGGCTTTGATCCACCCCAATGGACGCATCTTGCAGAGCGGCGCTAAGGTCGAAATAGTCAACTACGACGGCATgaagggcaataactttgT TCGCTATGCCAAGATGTGGTACAAGGGTGTGAGCTTCACCAGCGAGGCGTGCGCTCTCATCTACCTGGTGGACACAGCCGGGACGCGCACCACAACCGACACTTTCACCGATCTGACCAAGGACTACACCCTGGCAGTGTTCTATGA CGACTCGCGCCATGGTCCCTATTATATGGCTGAAGCCCATGACGTGATTGCCAATTCAGCTTACACCTGTACCGAGGATGGCACTGAGATCTATGACATAAACGGATTTCGCATCCCCCAGGCAGCCGATGGCCTGGTGAAGGTCACTCGTGTGGACAACAAGTGCTTGATTCGCACCAGTCCCGGCAATGGATCGGCCACTTTGACCACACCTGGCATCCATTGCACTGCCTCTCTGGGCAAGACCTCGCATCTGTTTGTTCG TCGCAATGAGAAGCGCATGCACTTCGATGGATCCTATTTCATTGTACGCAACGCCGGACACTCCGCCGGCTTCAATGAGAACAACCTGCTCATTGTCTACTGA